From the Drechmeria coniospora strain ARSEF 6962 chromosome 02, whole genome shotgun sequence genome, the window acatgtacttacaagaaCTTGTAAGTAGTTGGTTGTACTGATCGCATGTGGAAACCCCCTGCAAGAATCCGGCTTCGCGAATCGAGCAGATGACCATCGATTGGGCGAGGGCACCAGTGCTGGTACATTTTTAGGCAGGAAAACATAGCGGTGCCGCCATAACGTCACCTGTCCTCGTAATCCCTGCTGCGGTCACAGCCAGGCAACGAACCTTTGGAGGGCAGGTGGGGTAACTCGGGTATGTACTTATGTTAGACAGCCCCAGAACGTTACACCTGAGCcttcatgcaagtacaagtacaactacttactttACAAGTATTAGCTCAGAATACAGCTAGAGGAACCTACTGCTCcttaatacttgtagtaacCATACCAACCTGCACCactcgtcatcatcgccacaATCACTCCAACCTCGACTTCTGACCTTGCTCCTACCCGCTCCTCGCATCTGCCATTCACCAAAGCCTGCGAGCTGCCAATTACGGCACTGCATTTATTCCAGAGTGGTTAGCAAACTATTTCGCCGAACTCGTCTTGTTTGGACAAATATCTCCCGTCACGGCGGCAGATCGGACccatccaccaccaccaccaccatcaccataACCCCGCCATGAATGTTCTCAAGTTGACGAGGTGCGCACTCTCTTAAGCTCATGCATGGATGTTTCTGCTTGATTCCTGACCTCATCATATGCTCTGCCTGCGCTCTGCTAACTCGCATCCAGGAAGTTTCCTCAGTTTCCCCAGAACGAAATCTTCCAACTGGCCGACGCATTCCAGCGcctcgatgtcgacgacaaggGTTACCTGGAGGAGGCAACCGCCATCAAGGCCACGCAGCAGAGCGAGAACCAGCCGTACGATGTTGTCAGACAGGCTCTAAAGGAAGTAGACCTAGACTCCTCACGTCGTGTAGAGCTCGAGGACTATGTCGGAGTCAGTCGCAACCTCTTTGCCAACCCCCCCTCATCCCTCTGGCACACCGACTGACGCATGGTTCTTCCCAGCTCATTGCGAGGCTTCGGGATGCCTCGCCTGCACAGAGGCGTCTCTCTGCCGGACCGACCCCCACGAGCCCAGGTGTCGTCTCCCAACGCACTGGCGGCGGTCACGCTTCCAGGGGCAGCATTGGCGGAAAGATTCATGTTCAGGGATCGAGTGCCAACGTGACGCATACGatcaacgaggacgagcgaaCAGAGTTCACCCGCCACATCAATGCAGTCCTCTCCGGCGACGCTGATATCGACAGTCGTCTCCCATTCCCCACTGACACCTTCGAAATGTTTGACGAGTGCAAGGACGGCTTGGTACTAGCCAAGCTCATCAACGACAGTGTGCCAGACACCATCGATGAGCGAGTCCTGAACGTGCCCGGCAAGAAGATCAAGAAGCTCAACGCCTTCCACATGACTGAGAACAACAACATCGTCATTGAGTCGGCGAAGGGAATCGGCTGTTCCGTTGTCAACATCGGCGCCGGTGACATCATCGAGGTCCGCGAACatctcatcctcggcctcatCTGGCAGATCATCCGACGCGGTCTCTTGGGAAAGATAGACATCAAGCTTCATCCCGAGCTCTATCGCCTCTTGGACGAAGACGAGACCCTCGAGCAGTTCCTGCGCCTGCCTCCGGAACAGATCCTCCTGCGCTGGTTCAACTATCATCTCAAGGCTGCCAACTGGCCCCGAAGGTACGCAATCTAGTCTCTTATTGTTCTTTTTTACCTTGTGGCGTGCCAAACTGACGACGGAACGAAAGGGTGACCAACTTTTCCAACGACGTCAAGGACGGTGAGAACTACACCGTGCTCCTCTCCCAGATTGGGCACGAACATGGCTGCACGCGAAAGCCGCTTCAGACGAGCGATTTGCACCAACGGGCCGAGGAGGTCCTTCG encodes:
- a CDS encoding putative fimbrin translates to MNVLKLTRKFPQFPQNEIFQLADAFQRLDVDDKGYLEEATAIKATQQSENQPYDVVRQALKEVDLDSSRRVELEDYVGLIARLRDASPAQRRLSAGPTPTSPGVVSQRTGGGHASRGSIGGKIHVQGSSANVTHTINEDERTEFTRHINAVLSGDADIDSRLPFPTDTFEMFDECKDGLVLAKLINDSVPDTIDERVLNVPGKKIKKLNAFHMTENNNIVIESAKGIGCSVVNIGAGDIIEVREHLILGLIWQIIRRGLLGKIDIKLHPELYRLLDEDETLEQFLRLPPEQILLRWFNYHLKAANWPRRVTNFSNDVKDGENYTVLLSQIGHEHGCTRKPLQTSDLHQRAEEVLRESEKLHCRKFLTPKSLVAGNPKLNLAFVANLFNTHPCLEPITEEEKLEVEDFDAEGEREARVFTLWLNSLDVQPAVVSFFDDLKDGTVLLQAYDKVIKGSVNWRHVNKPPAHGGELSRFKAVENTNYAIELGKQNGFSLVGIQGADITDGQKTLTLGLVWQLMRRDISITLFSLAQKLGKKEITDAEMVKWANDMSRKGGRNSAIRSFKDPSIGSGIFLLDVLNGMKSNYVDYDLVTPGRTDDDAYLNAKLSISIARKLGATIWLVPEDISQVRSRLVTTFIGSLMATHEKM